One part of the Candida albicans SC5314 chromosome R, complete sequence genome encodes these proteins:
- a CDS encoding uncharacterized protein (Ortholog of C. dubliniensis CD36 : Cd36_31580, C. parapsilosis CDC317 : CPAR2_205000, Debaryomyces hansenii CBS767 : DEHA2G10846g and Pichia stipitis Pignal : PICST_32988): protein MSTQTDILITYQLTSNSIESLKSVDESEYWKRKLIELLLTRSIHIFPNDENSTQIVYDQISNNRISIFGQKDHPGKRGILSKSYTISGSVLLTINPLAAYYHDRAKQPEFIVKFEKVLQPYITTYTKTLNQYEKGLTYLIIRVFLAYLYDDEFHKKIPNLCTHQKEIRFDIGKRHFSDKLKLGIVSSIKDFLIGHEIGLTLFKKNLIKVSKKNWKFIDDLVAIVFINYFTLFNYQRQELGIALDPDFALINHSCIPNCCQITNDCNEFQIVSTLPINNGEELTVTYVSLGMPREIRQFELFSQFYFRCSCSLCVLDYDPFFCIQCNKCGNKVKSPSFKLILTSPNLIMRQHLCTICLNNLNQSIYPKNIKIRNFFMSLVIFSSNGLSFNDQDYYRYLSKEFVSYIERFTSQELIRMLVDGIHQFEIPEIRTNLVKELMDVVIQDKAFPMYSFPFSIIIRELDLADSGRRIKSSKDAIDRLRIKQQRLFGVDIPSDLSSMLAFDNCLFLDMADLLFDIIRFIINSDLNPQTDSILGLFNGNSLGVFCQCAFYFYKQVKSIFSEEEIEDKLIEIMEIYDSWVLNHKLTLSECLKALFELANLNNIVVSDNKMSVKNAMGDIVDFRMDRDDFI, encoded by the coding sequence ATGTCCACACAAACAGATATATTAATCACATACCAGCTAACCTCAAATAGTATTGAATCTTTAAAATCAGTTGATGAATCAGAATATTGGAAACGAAAACTCattgaattgttattaACAAGATCAATACACATTTTCCCCAATGATGAAAACTCGACACAAATAGTTTACGATCAAATCTCAAACAATAGAATCTCTATTTTTGGACAAAAAGACCACCCTGGTAAACGAGGTATCCTTTCTAAAAGCTATACTATTTCAGGATCAGTATTGTTAACAATTAATCCATTGGCGGCTTATTATCATGATCGTGCAAAACAACCAGAATTTATTgtaaaatttgaaaaagttcTACAACCCTACATCACAACTTATACAAAGacattaaatcaatatgaAAAAGGATTAACATACCTTATTATTAGGGTGTTTCTTGCATACTTgtatgatgatgaatttcATAAGAAAATCCCCAATTTGTGTACTcatcaaaaagaaatcagaTTCGATATAGGCAAACGCCATTTTTCCGATAAACTCAAGTTGGGTATTGTTTCCAGTATTAAAGACTTCTTGATAGGTCATGAAATTGGACTTACtttgttcaaaaaaaaCCTCATCAAAGTATCAAAAAAGAACTggaaatttattgatgatttggtTGCAATAGTGTTTATAAACTACTTCactttattcaattatCAACGACAAGAACTAGGTATTGCCCTAGACCCAGACTTTGCCTTGATAAATCATAGTTGTATTCCAAATTGTTGTCAAATTACCAACGATTGCAatgaatttcaaattgtcaGTACATTACCAATAAATAACGGAGAAGAATTAACTGTCACATATGTCTCATTGGGAATGCCACGAGAAATTAGACAGTTTGAATTATTTTCCCAATTTTACTTCCGATGTCTGTGTAGTCTATGTGTGCTTGACTATGATCCATTTTTCTGTATTCAATGCAATAAATGTGGCAATAAAGTGAAATCCCCATCTTTCAAACTAATTTTAACATCaccaaatttgattatgaGGCAACATTTGTGTACCATAtgtttgaataatttgaatcaatcaatctaccccaaaaatatcaaaataaggaatttttttatgtCTTTGGTAATATTTTCTAGTAATGGTCTATCATTCAACGATCAAGATTATTACCGGTATTTGAGTAAAGAATTTGTCAGTTATATTGAAAGATTCACGCTGCAGGAATTAATTAGAATGCTAGTAGATGGTATAcaccaatttgaaatccCAGAAATACGCACGAACCTTGTTAAGGAGCTAATGGATGTCGTGATTCAAGACAAGGCTTTCCCCATGTATTCTTTCCCttttagtattattattcgGGAACTAGACTTGGCTGATAGTGGTAGGCGTATCAAATCACTGAAAGACGCAATTGATAGATTAAGAATCAAACAACAGAGGCTTTTTGGTGTGGATATTCCTTCAGACTTGTCATCAATGCTAGCATTTGATAATTGCTTGTTTCTAGATATGGCAGATCTTCTATTTGACATTATAAGGTTTATCATCAACTCAGATCTTAATCCTCAAACTGATTCAATCTTAGGTTTATTCAACGGGAACAGCTTGGGCGTATTTTGCCAATGTGCCTTCTATTTTTACAAGCAAGTAAAGTCAATTTTCAGTGAAGAGGAAATAGAAGATAAGTTGATTGAAATCATGGAGATTTATGATTCTTGGGTGTTGAACCATAAACTCACATTATCGGAATGTTTAAAAGCCTTATTTGAGCTTGCAAATCTAAATAACATTGTTGTAAGCGACAATAAAATGTCTGTGAAAAATGCCATGGgtgatattgttgatttcaGAATGGATAGGGATGATTTTATATGA
- the CDC28 gene encoding cyclin-dependent serine/threonine-protein kinase (Cyclin-dependent protein kinase; interacts with regulatory subunit Cyb1; determination of cell morphology during the cell cycle; phosphorylated mostly by Swe1 and phosphorylation is regulated by Hsl1; 5'-UTR intron; Spider biofilm repressed) translates to MVELSDYQRQEKVGEGTYGVVYKALDTKHNNRVVALKKIRLESEDEGVPSTAIREISLLKEMKDDNIVRLYDIIHSDSHKLYLVFEFLDLDLKKYMESIPQGVGLGANMIKRFMNQLIRGIKHCHSHRVLHRDLKPQNLLIDKEGNLKLADFGLARAFGVPLRAYTHEVVTLWYRAPEILLGGKQYSTGVDMWSVGCIFAEMCNRKPLFPGDSEIDEIFRIFRILGTPNEEIWPDVNYLPDFKSSFPQWKKKPLSEAVPSLDANGIDLLDQMLVYDPSRRISAKRALIHPYFNDNDDRDHNNYNEDNIGIDKHQNMQ, encoded by the coding sequence ATGGTAGAGTTATCTGATTATCAACGTCAAGAAAAAGTCGGAGAAGGTACTTATGGGGTTGTTTATAAAGCATTAGATACCAAGCACAATAATAGAGTTGTTGcattaaagaaaattcGATTAGAATCAGAAGATGAAGGTGTACCTAGTACCGCCATTAGAGAAATCTCgttattaaaagaaatgaaagatGATAATATCGTTCGATTATATGATATTATTCATTCAGATTCtcataaattatatttagtatttgaatttttggatttagatttaaagaaatatatGGAAAGTATTCCTCAAGGAGTTGGACTAGGGGCTAATATGATAAAAAGATTtatgaatcaattaattcgAGGTATTAAACATTGTCATTCTCATCGAGTTTTACATCGTGATTTAAAACCacaaaatttattgattgataaagAAGGGAATTTAAAATTAGCAGATTTTGGATTAGCTCGAGCATTTGGAGTTCCATTAAGAGCATATACTCATGAAGTTGTCACTTTATGGTATCGAGCTCCCGAAATCTTGTTAGGAGGGAAACAATATTCCACTGGGGTAGATATGTGGTCTGTTGGATGTATATTTGCTGAAATGTGTAATAGGAAACCATTATTTCCTGGTGATtcagaaattgatgaaattttccGAATTTTCCGAATTTTAGGAACACctaatgaagaaatttgGCCTGATGTTAATTATTTACCAGATTTTAAATCAAGTTTCCCTCaatggaaaaagaaaccttTGAGTGAAGCAGTTCCAAGTTTGGATGCTAATGGAATTGATCTTTTGGATCAAATGTTGGTGTATGATCCAAGTAGAAGAATAAGTGCTAAACGAGCTTTAATTCATCCTTattttaatgataatgatgatcGTGATCATAACAATtataatgaagataataTTGGGATTGACAAACACCAAAACATGCAATAA
- a CDS encoding TOR complex subunit (Putative intracellular transport protein; heterozygous null mutant displays sensitivity to rapamycin; expression upregulated during growth in the mouse cecum), whose protein sequence is MSVILASAGYDHTIRFWDALTGVCSRTIQHPESQVNRLEITSDKRFLAAAGNLYVKLYDIRQTGNSGNGANGTTNTSASTSSSNQNNSNNNPVMTFEGHKNNVTSLQFQADNKWMVTSSEDGTVKVWDVRSPSVQRNYKHQCPVNEVVIHPNQGELISCDQDGNIRVWDLGENSCTHHLIPEDDVPINSLSVASDGSMLVAGNNKGNCYVWKMQNQRDATVLTPVTKFRSHSKYITRVLLSTDMKHLATCSADHTARIWSTEQNFNLETTLQGHQRWVWDCAFSADSAYLVTACSDHYVRLWDLSNSETVRQYNGHHKGAVCVALNDV, encoded by the coding sequence ATGTCAGTCATATTAGCTTCTGCAGGGTATGACCATACCATACGATTTTGGGATGCCTTGACTGGAGTGTGTTCAAGAACCATTCAACATCCAGAATCACAAGTGAACCGATTAGAAATAACATCAGATAAACGATTTTTGGCAGCAGCAGGGAATCTATACGTTAAATTATATGATATAAGACAAACGGGGAATTCGGGAAATGGGGCAAACGGTACAACAAATACTTCAGCTTCAACAAGttcatcaaatcaaaacaattcTAATAACAACCCAGTAATGACATTTGAAGGACACAAAAACAATGTCACATCTTTACAATTCCAAGCTGATAATAAATGGATGGTTACTTCACTGGAAGATGGAACAGTAAAAGTATGGGATGTACGGTCACCATCAGTGCAAAGAAATTATAAACATCAATGTCCTGTTAATGAAGTTGTCATCCATCCAAATCAAGGTGAATTAATTAGTTGTGATCAAGACGGTAATATTCGAGTGTGGGATTTAGGAGAAAACCTGTGCACTCATCATTTAATTCCCGAAGATGATGTACCCATAAACTCATTATCAGTGGCCAGTGATGGATCGATGTTAGTTGCAGGAAACAATAAAGGAAATTGTTATGTCTGGAAAATGCAAAATCAAAGAGATGCAACTGTTTTAACACCAGTAACGAAATTTAGATCGCACCTGAAATATATAACGAGAGTATTATTACTGACAGATATGAAACATTTGGCAACTTGTTCTGCTGATCATACAGCCAGGATTTGGTCAACAGAACagaatttcaatttggaaACTACTTTACAAGGACATCAGCGTTGGGTATGGGACTGTGCTTTTAGCGCTGATAGTGCGTATTTGGTGACGGCATGCTCTGACCATTATGTTAGATTGTGGGACTTGTCAAATAGTGAAACCGTGAGGCAATATAATGGCCATCATAAAGGTGCCGTATGTGTAGCATTAAATGATGTATAG
- the RFX1 gene encoding Rfx1p (Transcription factor; involved in DNA damage responses, morphogenesis, and virulence; Spider biofilm induced) has product MSSDQTPQNRNRGGDDSYNPRLQQQTSQIPSTGPDQGQQRERSQEQESDHEHQQAQQHLHQFQQSNLTPSTTAFPSSTSIPTFSKQDQGYHNQFSSPQSSYRKIGNFAQSSNAPFLNEPHPIYATNYQQNVPSQSQFQFDYSSPYIGQSQSQSQSQSQAQPQPHPQPQTYQQLPHYSQASVSSLPPTYQAFHSMHEASSADNDSATNITTPQKRKKQKRSESVTPNTGENELKQLALRSSNIPLSELAQKVKQLENDSTTTSVSLEQSKMKENKETQRQLFGMVWLLNSCDLAPTAVIPRNRIYARYVQVCADNNLAPVSPASFGKLVKILYPNITTRRLGMRGQSKYHYCGIKLTGDENMQSQLLNYQQKQKHQSQEQYNQQAQVGSSTSSAGLAGHQSPMSSCNSSVSYEESPGPIISRAHTPSFSPINTPTISMSKSLNDQLPSISHMKFIPNLFYLLNSNVATSSNPHEPIQLPSIYPYLSKDADHDIADTLYSLYKVHVNSIFEALRYMQLKKLFSSFSTFNNILTAPVLKLYTTESLAEWVMKCDLIMYKKMIRMLSKLQLQLLIPQEQLLQLKQIADGYIKTLSTSLINSKVSQNFVMMKLKLAKHFVNLLNRLIKVIETGQPASRILNDDNEKNTMTQDWMKLDIHGIICREMPCNDNNIDTLTYILTGEVVNLIKVKSDNEQAPTMSDFANYISNLPSRFPEVNTRLFLLLASNLLTTCLREISLSGGEGFGAWWIVRCWIDEYLAWSFEVGGFFQDDLQEIVAQQQLNVQLPPPSLSSLPQTQQQNPVIQEETGTQEESLGNIDLLETSFDFDAKTSQPYQQPSHTESLLNFETNIDNLLN; this is encoded by the coding sequence ATGAGCTCAGATCAGACACCTCAAAATCGAAATAGAGGTGGCGATGATTCATATAATCCACGACTACAGCAACAGACGTCACAAATACCTTCTACTGGCCCAGATCAGGGACAACAACGAGAGCGAAGCCAGGAACAAGAACTGGATCACGAGCACCAACAGGCGCAGCAGCATCTACATCAgtttcaacaatcaaacTTGACACCTTCAACAACGGCATTTCCAAGTTCAACTTCGATACCCACTTTTTCAAAGCAGGATCAGGGATACCATAACCAATTCAGTTCTCCACAGAGTAGTTATCGAAAGATAGGGAATTTTGCTCAATCATCAAATGCACCATTTCTTAACGAACCACATCCAATTTATGCCActaattatcaacaaaatgtACCTCTGCAGTCACAATTCCAATTTGATTACTCAAGTCCTTATATCGGACAATCACAGTCACAATCACAGTCACAATCACAGGCACAGCCTCAACCGCATCCACAGCCACAAACTTATCAACAACTACCTCATTATTCACAGGCATCTGTATCCCTGCTACCCCCTACCTATCAAGCTTTCCATTCAATGCATGAAGCATCATCAGCAGATAATGATTCTGCCACCAATATTACCACTCCTCAGAAAAggaagaaacaaaaacgaCTGGAATCTGTAACACCAAACACAGGCGAAAAcgaattgaaacaattagCGCTACGATCGTCCAATATACCACTTTCAGAGTTGGCACAGAAGGTAAAACAATTAGAAAATGATAGTACTACTACCAGTGTCAGTTTGgaacaatcaaaaatgaaagaaaataaagaaactCAACGACAGTTGTTTGGAATGGTGTGGTTATTAAATTCATGTGACCTAGCTCCAACCGCTGTTATCCCCAGAAATAGAATATATGCCAGATATGTGCAAGTGTGTGCTGACAACAATTTAGCACCAGTTTCACCTGCCAGTTTTGGTAAGCTAGTAAAGATATTATATCCAAACATTACAACAAGAAGATTAGGTATGCGAGGACAATCcaaatatcattattgtGGTATTAAACTCACAGGTGATGAAAATATGCAACTGCAATTGTTGAACTATCAacagaaacagaaacaCCAAAGTCAAGAACAGTATAATCAACAAGCACAAGTAGGATCAAGCACATCACTGGCTGGACTTGCTGGTCATCAATCACCCATGTCGTCATGTAACTCATCAGTTTCGTACGAGGAATCACCAGGACCTATAATATCGAGGGCACACACACCGTCATTTTCTCCAATAAATAcaccaacaatatcaatgtCAAAATCTTTGAATGACCAACTTCCACTGATTCTGCACATGAAGTTTATCCCTAATTTATTCTACTTGTTAAACAGTAATGTGGCTACGAGTTCCAATCCCCATGAACCAATACAATTGCCTTCGATATATCCCTATTTATCAAAAGATGCCGATCATGATATTGCTGACACATTGTATTCATTATACAAAGTCCAtgttaattcaatttttgagGCACTTCGATATAtgcaattgaaaaagttattTTCCAGCTTTAGtacatttaataatattttaacTGCACCAGTCTTGAAACTTTACACAACAGAGTCTTTAGCGGAATGGGTTATGAAGTGTGATTTGATCATGTATAAGAAAATGATCCGAATGTTGAGTAAGCTACAGTTGCAACTCTTGATACCACAGGAACAGTTATtacaattaaaacaaattgcTGATGGATATATTAAAACTTTATCCACttctttaatcaattctaAAGTATCCCAAAATTTTGttatgatgaaattgaaattggcCAAACATTTTGTCAATTTGTTAAATAGATTAATTAAAGTTATCGAGACAGGACAACCAGCATCCAGAATATTGAATGACGACAACGAAAAAAATACCATGACCCAAGACTGGATGAAATTGGATATTCATGGAATAATTTGCCGTGAAATGCCCtgtaatgataataatattgacaCGTTGACCTATATTTTAACAGGTGAGGTTgttaatttgataaaagtAAAACTGGACAATGAACAAGCCCCAACAATGAGTGATTTTGCCAATTATATCTCCAATTTACCTTCAAGATTCCCTGAAGTGAACACAAGactatttttgttgttggcATCTAACTTGTTGACCACTTGTTTAAGGGAAATCAGTTTGCTGGGTGGAGAAGGATTTGGGGCTTGGTGGATTGTTAGATGCTGGATAGATGAATATTTGGCGTGGTCTTTTGAAGTTGGTGGATTTTTCCAAGACgatttacaagaaattgttgctcaacaacaattgaatgttcaattaccaccaccatcattatcatcattaccGCAAACTCAACAACAGAATCCAGTTATACAAGAAGAGACTGGTACACAGGAAGAGTCATTGGGCAACATTGACTTGTTAGAGacatcatttgattttgacgCCAAGACATCTCAACCATATCAACAACCAAGCCATACTGAATCTCTCttgaattttgaaacaaatattgataatttattaaattga
- a CDS encoding ketoreductase (Putative microsomal beta-keto-reductase; transcript upregulated by treatment with ciclopirox olamine; induced by alpha pheromone in SpiderM medium; regulated by Sef1, Sfu1, and Hap43) → MFLISDTLNVVCKFRTTTRASFPPTEKNCWCFSKKKRDGRKTHTHKSPSFLKHTTNNLKMPFTQFLDKYSDNLAIQYAIIFALLLGVFKLTVFSLKFASLIYDIFLAPATDFSKYGAASGKWAVVTGASDGIGKEYAFQLAKKGFSIVLVSRTQSKLELIATEIESKYKVNTKIVAFDASTDDEENYLKLEKAVFDLPVTILINNVGQSHSIPVPFLKTEKKELKDIITINTTATLRITQIVAPIIVSTVENPHPKQLRGLILTMGSFGGLLPTPYLATYSGSKSFLQAWSAALAGELQADHVDVELVISYLVASAMSKIKRTSLSIPNPKQFVTSTLNGVGRRNGAQERFATSTPYWTHALMHFAIDNTVGVYSKIANKLNLQMHQSIRRRALKKAARLAAAAEKKD, encoded by the coding sequence ATGTTTTTAATTTCGGATACTTTAAACGTCGTGTGTAAGTTTAGGACCACCACCCGCGCGTCTTTTCCGCCCACGGAGAAAAATTGTTGGTGTTtcctgaaaaaaaaaagggatGGAAGAaaaacacacacacataaATCTCCTTCTTTCTTGAAACATACAACAAACAACTTAAAAATGCCTTTCACTCAATTCTTGGATAAATATTCAGATAATTTGGCTATTCAATATGCTATTATTTTTGCATTGTTATTAggagttttcaaattgactGTGTTTTCACTCAAATTTGCTTCATTAATATACGATATATTTTTAGCACCAGCAACCGATTTCTCCAAATACGGTGCTGCCAGTGGGAAATGGGCTGTTGTTACCGGTGCTTCCGATGGTATTGGTAAAGAATATGCTTTTCAGTTGGCCAAAAAGGGTTTCAGCATTGTCTTAGTTTCAAGAACACAATCAAAATTAGAGTTGATTGCCACAGAAATTGAAAGTAAATATAAAGTTAACACAAAAATTGTTGCATTTGATGCTTCTACAGACGATGAAGAAAACTatttaaaattggaaaaagcTGTGTTTGATTTACCTGTTACcatattgattaataatgtCGGGCAATCCCACTCTATTCCAGTTCCATTCTTGAAAactgaaaagaaagaattgaaagatattattactattaacACTACTGCCACTTTAAGAATCACTCAAATTGTTGCTCCAATTATTGTCTCTACCGTTGAAAACCCACACCCAAAACAATTGCGTGGTTTGATTTTAACTATGGGTTCATTTGGTGGGTTATTACCAACACCATACTTGGCCACTTATTCCGGTTCAAAATCCTTTTTGCAAGCCTGGTCTGCTGCCTTGGCTGGTGAATTACAAGCTGATcatgttgatgttgaattGGTCATTTCTTATTTAGTTGCTTCTGCCATGTCCAAAATTAAACGTACTTCCTTAAGTATTCCAAACCCTAAACAATTTGTCACTTCTACTTTGAATGGTGTTGGCCGTCGTAATGGTGCTCAAGAAAGATTTGCAACTTCAACTCCATACTGGACTCATGCCTTGATGCATTTTGCAATCGATAATACTGTTGGtgtttattcaaaaattgcTAACAAATTGAACTTGCAAATGCATCAATCTATCCGTCGAAGAGCTCTAAAGAAGGCTGCTAGATTggctgctgctgctgaaaagaaagattaa
- the SIS1 gene encoding type II HSP40 co-chaperone (Putative Type II HSP40 co-chaperone; macrophage/pseudohyphal-repressed; heavy metal (cadmium) stress-induced; heterozygous null mutant displays sensitivity to virgineone; rat catheter biofilm induced) produces MVKDKKLYDLLGVDPSANDQEIKKAYRKAALKYHPDKPTGDTEKFKEISEAFDILSNADKREIYDNYGLEAARGNAPAGDAGNPFAGAGGAGGPQFNFNTGGPGGFRSSTFSNADAFNIFSQMGGFGMGDDHGFTYSSSGAGGNPFGGAGFGGGMPGGFGGGRARQRPEPDVVSMPLPVSLEDLYKGATKKLKITRKNSNGTKEQKMIEVNIKAGWKSGTKINFANEGDYQPECGARQTIQFVIEEKPNPVFKREGNNLKMNVTLTFKESLCGFDKDVTTLDGRRIPLSRSQPIQPGTTSTYPGLGMPISKSPGQRGDLEIVYKVDYPVSLTPAQKKAIQDNF; encoded by the coding sequence ATGGTTAAAGATAAGAAACTTTATGATTTATTAGGTGTTGATCCATCTGCCAAtgatcaagaaattaaaaaagcATATAGAAAAGCTGCATTGAAATACCATCCAGATAAACCTACTGGTGATACTGAAAAgtttaaagaaatttctgAAGCATTTGATATATTATCCAATGCCGATAAGAGAGAAATCTATGATAATTATGGTTTAGAAGCAGCTAGGGGGAATGCACCAGCCGGAGATGCAGGGAATCCATTTGCTGGTGCAGGAGGGGCAGGAGGAcctcaattcaatttcaatactGGAGGACCAGGAGGATTCCGTTCAAGTACATTTTCCAATGCTGATGCATTCAATATCTTTTCACAAATGGGTGGTTTTGGTATGGGAGATGATCACGGATTCACATATAGTTCAAGTGGTGCCGGAGGTAATCCATTTGGTGGAGCTGGATTCGGTGGTGGAATGCCAGGAGGGTTTGGTGGCGGAAGAGCACGACAAAGACCAGAACCAGATGTTGTTTCCATGCCCTTACCAGTTAGTTTGGAAGATTTGTATAAAGGTGCTACtaagaaattaaagattACAAGAAAGAATTCTAATGGTACTAAAGAACAAAAGATGATTGAAGTGAATATAAAAGCAGGTTGGAAATCAGGAACAAAGATTAATTTTGCCAACGAAGGTGATTATCAACCAGAATGTGGAGCAAGACAAACTATTCAATTTGtgattgaagaaaaaccaAACCCAGTTTTCAAGAGAGAAggtaataatttgaaaatgaatgtGACATTAACATTCAAAGAATCATTGTGTGGATTTGACAAAGATGTGACAACATTGGATGGTAGAAGAATCCCATTATCCAGATCACAACCAATACAACCAGGCACAACTTCGACTTACCCTGGTTTAGGTATGCCAATAAGTAAGAGTCCTGGACAAAGAGGTGATTTAGAAATTGTATATAAGGTGGATTATCCTGTCTCCTTGACTCCAGCTCAAAAGAAGGCCATCCAAGACAATTTCTAA
- a CDS encoding uncharacterized protein (Protein of unknown function; rat catheter and Spider biofilm induced), with protein MAYEHNNQSNGSEGYGSYSYNGKDEYYSNNYRGSGGGGYRGSRGRVSRGNNYYGNSYRGGSSRGGGGYYKSYNNNYYGGRGGGHRSYSNYHDQGNDTAGSSTTSSQNGEYESQDNTQETEHSYSSRPHISGFHRGSYRGGFRGSYRGRGGGSFNNGLAATASPTTTRHYKDIINENKLKNFNNPWINIMRIEDEPTQNKLEKSYNDMTELDSSILELQKSKLKLEMSMSLIEKQIDKEGLHVELTNEKLEEFAYL; from the coding sequence ATGGCATATGAACATAATAACCAATCAAACGGTTCAGAAGGGTATGGTTCATACTCTTATAATGGAAAAGATGAATATTATCTGAATAATTATcgtggtagtggtggtggtggttatCGTGGCAGCCGAGGACGAGTGTCACGAggtaataattattatggCAATAGCTATCGAGGTGGATCTAGTAGAGGAGGTGGAGGATATTATAAGAGttataacaacaactattATGGCGGAAGAGGTGGAGGACACCGATCATATTCTAATTATCATGATCAAGGAAATGATACAGCAGGTTCGTCAACAACGTCATCACAAAATGGAGAATACGAATCTCAAGATAATACACAAGAAACTGAACATTCATATTCATCACGACCTCATATTTCTGGATTCCATCGTGGTTCATATCGAGGTGGGTTTAGAGGAAGTTATCGAGGACGTGGCGGTGGCAGTTTCAATAATGGATTAGCAGCAACAGCATCACCAACGACAACACGTCATTATAAAGatataataaatgaaaataaattgaaaaatttcaataatccATGGATAAATATTATGAGAATTGAAGATGAACCAActcaaaataaattagaaaaaagTTATAACGATATGACTGAATTGGATTCTAGTATACttgaattacaaaaatcaaaactaaaattggaaatgtCAATgtcattaattgaaaaacaaatagaTAAAGAAGGGTTACATGTAGAattaacaaatgaaaaactAGAAGAATTTGCTTATTTGTAA